The window ATCATATACAGAAGAAACAACTGGCTATCAAACTACTACAAGATAACCCAGAAGTTTACGCAAATCTTTTCAATACGCTCTCCCAAGAGGGAAGCGATAATAAAGCTGATATTTTAACGGCTTTAGCTCTTCAGAGTTATCAGAAAGAAACGCCCTATGATTCTGGTAGTTTAGATGAATTTTTATTTAATTTCCAGCAAGAAGGAACATTCCAAAGCTATATTTTCGATAAAATGAATGAGAGGTTTACTGATTTTCAGAACCTAAAAAAAGACTTTTTATCAATGGCTAAATCTTTTGGAATCAATGAGGAACAAATTTTCTAGCCTTTTGATTAAAGGCTAGAAAAAATAAATTGAATCGCTATTACCTTTTTCCCTTGTTTTTTTTCTTTGAAATGAAATGCCACCTCATGCCCTAATAGCTCTTTTTGAGCCTGTTGAATTACATATCGTTTGAAATCATAATATCGAGCATACTCAGTTTCTCCAATTCTTAGAATACTACGTAGAAAATCAATTGAAGCAGTATATGTACCATTGACTTTAGGAACTTTCTTAAACAGTTCGTATAAACATTGCGAGTAAAAACTTTTGAAATGAATAAGTTTTTCTAAATGAAATGTATTGAACTGATTTTTAAGCTTAACCAAATAGGGGTGAAGATTTGAATCGAATTTAAGTTTAATTAAGCCTTTTCCCTTCAAATATTTCGCACTACTTAGAAGTGCTACTTGTAGAAGTCCATCTTTTTCAGAAATTTTACATACGTGTTTAATCAAATTACTGGTAGCTTTTTGTAATTCCATGTAGGCAGATTCGCCTTTCAAGCCATTAGAAGTGATTATTTCACGTGCATCAATAATTATTTCATCCAAAACTTTTACCCCATTAATTTCGATTAAATCAGTGGGTATTTGTTCAATTACCTTAATGAAAATTCTTCGCTCATACAATGACATCTCATACTGAGCCATGATAATCTCATTCAAATGTTCGATTGTTTCGGAAGAAATCGGGTTAGAAACACTTGTATTGATTGCTGTACTTTCGGCCCCAAATAGTTGTTGCTGTTGTCCAAATTTTGAAGAGAATTCTGTCATAAGTGCAAATTATTTTCACACCAAATTTCTCGTTTTTACATTTAAAAACAAAATCATTTTCAATAAATATTTTCTTCCAGAATAAGTGCTTTAAAATTCGTTCTCGCTGTAAAAAAATAGAGAGAACGAATTTTTCATCTAAACCTCGCATTTGATTAGTAGCTTAAATAACTCACCACCAAATTACTTGTACGATACAGTATAACTAATCATTAATTAGATAGTTTTAAAATCTTAAAAGCACCTTGTCCAACTATTAAAAATACAATTGTGCCTACGATAAGGTCTGGAAATTTTGAATTTGTGAGATAAACAAGTCCTCCTGCCACAATTACACCAAGATTTACAACTACATCATTTGAAGTAAAAATCATACTCGCTTGCATGTGTGCATCTTTGCTTTTACTTTTTTGCAGTAAATACAAACAAAGGCCATTACCAACAAGGGCGAGCATCGAAATGATTACCATTGTCTGAAATACAGGAACCTCTTTAATTCCAACGAAACGCCTGATTACTTCCATGAGTCCTAAAAATGCAAGTATCAATTGAAAATAACCTGCCGATTTTGCAATATTTTTTTTTCTTGCTATTGTTCCACCAACTGCAAAAAGTGCAAGTCCGTAAACAATGCTGTCAGCGAGCATATCTAGACTATCAGCAACAAGCCCTACCGAATTGGAGATAAAACCAGTTATAAGTTCAAGAGCAAAAAAGAAAAAGTTGATTAATAAAACCTGCCAAAGTAATTTTCTTTCGCCTTCTTTATTATCAATTGAAGATTCGTGATTATCTACTGAAATGCTATTGATTATAGATGTATCAAATTTTAAATCATCAAGTCGTTGAAAAATTTGGTCATAATTTTCATTATGAAAGACGGTCAACTGTCTATTAGGGATATCAAAATCTAAATATTCGATGTCAGTCAAATCGGCTAGTTTCATCCGAATCATTTGTTCCTCGGATGGACAATCCATTTTTGAAATCTTAAAAGTTGTTTTGAGCATTTATTTCATTTTTTTAGAAATACAAAACTTCAAATTATTAACAAATTTTCAGAAGTTATAATGAGCATTGGTGGTATTTTTCACCCAAGTTACTCCAACTTACGCACTTTGATATTTTTTAAAAAACCAAACTTTCAAGATATCTGCGGTAATGATGTATCCTAAAACAATTAGTAGCATTGTTCCAAGGTTAATAATTGGCAAAGGTGTCAACCCAAAATCACCTGCAAAAGGTAGATAGGGGAGTCCAATAGTAAGT of the Emticicia oligotrophica DSM 17448 genome contains:
- a CDS encoding replication initiation protein, translated to MTEFSSKFGQQQQLFGAESTAINTSVSNPISSETIEHLNEIIMAQYEMSLYERRIFIKVIEQIPTDLIEINGVKVLDEIIIDAREIITSNGLKGESAYMELQKATSNLIKHVCKISEKDGLLQVALLSSAKYLKGKGLIKLKFDSNLHPYLVKLKNQFNTFHLEKLIHFKSFYSQCLYELFKKVPKVNGTYTASIDFLRSILRIGETEYARYYDFKRYVIQQAQKELLGHEVAFHFKEKKQGKKVIAIQFIFSSL
- a CDS encoding cation transporter, giving the protein MLKTTFKISKMDCPSEEQMIRMKLADLTDIEYLDFDIPNRQLTVFHNENYDQIFQRLDDLKFDTSIINSISVDNHESSIDNKEGERKLLWQVLLINFFFFALELITGFISNSVGLVADSLDMLADSIVYGLALFAVGGTIARKKNIAKSAGYFQLILAFLGLMEVIRRFVGIKEVPVFQTMVIISMLALVGNGLCLYLLQKSKSKDAHMQASMIFTSNDVVVNLGVIVAGGLVYLTNSKFPDLIVGTIVFLIVGQGAFKILKLSN